The DNA sequence ACGACGCCGGGAGGCACCCGCACAGCCCGCAGACCCTGCGCCTGGCCGACGGCACCGTCCTGACGGGTCTGGACGCGGTGGTCCTGGCCCAGGGGCACACCCCGGTCCGGCCGACGGCCGCCGAAGCGGACCTGGCCGGCTACGCCGCCCGCCACCAGCTGCGCTACCTGCCCCCCGCCAACCCCGCCGACCTGGACCTGTCCGCCATCGCCCCCGGCGAGACGGTGCTGCTGCGCGGCCTGGGCCTGAACTTCTTCGACCACATGGCCCTGTTCACCCTCGGCCGCGGCGGCACCTTCCACCGCCAGGACGGCGTACTCACCTACCGGCCCTCGGGCCGCGAACCGCACCTGGTGGCCGGCTCACGGCGCGGCGTGCCCTACCACGCGCGCGGCGAGAACGAGAAGGGCGCCTTCGGCCGCCACACCCCCCGCCTGCTCACCGCCGAGCGCATCGCCCTGCTGCGACAGCAGCGCCCGCTGGACTTCGCCGCCCGGCTGTGGCCGCTGATCGCCACCGAGGTGGAGGCCGTCTACTACCGCACCCTGCTGGCCGCCCACGGCCGCACCGGCGAGGGCCGGGAACTGGCCGAGCGCTACCTGGCCGCGCCCTCCGCCCAGGCCCGCGCCTCCCTGCTCGACACCCACCGCGTGGCCGCCGACGAGCGCTGGGACTGGGAGCAGGTCGCCAAGCCCTACAAGGAGACCGCCTTCAGCGGGCCCGGCGACTTCACCGCCTGGCTCCTGGCCCATCTGCGGCGCGATCTGGACCAGGCCCGCCAGGGCAACCTCAGCGGTCCGGTGAAGGCCGCCCTGGACGTGCTGCGCGACCTGCGCAACGAGATCCGCCAGGTCGTCGACCACGGCGGGCTGAGCGCCGACTCCCACCGCGAGGACCTGGAGCGCTGGTACACCCCGCTGAACGCCTACCTGTCCATCGGCCCGCCCGCCTCGCGCATCGAGGAGATGACCGCGCTGATCGAAGCCGGCGTCCTGGAAGTGGCCGGCCCCGAACTGAGCGTGCGCCCCGCCCAGGGCCCCGACGGGCCGGTGTTCGCGGCCACCTCCGCGGCCGTGGCCGGGCCGCCCGTCACCGCGCGGACCCTCATCGAGGCCCGCCTTCCCGAGACCGACCTGCACCGCACCACCGACCCGCTGCTGCGCCACCTGCTGGGCAGCGGACAGGCCCGGCTGCACACCCTCACCGGCCCGCGCGGCGACTACGAGACCGGGGGCCTGGCCGTCACCGCCCGCCCCTACCACCTGGTGGACAGCCGCGGCCGCGCCCACCCGCGGCGCTTCGCCTACGGCGTGCCGACCGAGGCGGTGCACTGGGCGACCGCGGCGGGCATACGCCCCGGCGTGGACTCCGTCATCCTGGGCGACGCCGACGCCATCGCCCACAGCCTGCTGGCCCTGCCCGCGCACAGCACACCCCCCGCCCACGGCACGGCCCTCGCGGTGGACGCCGCCCGCCCCCTGCCCGACGCCGTCCCGCCCCTCATGGCCGCCGCCACCGGCCGCGAGTAGCCGCGTGCCCGGTCCTGCCCCCGTTGTCCACACTGCGCTGCCGCTTCGTGACGCGCGCCCGTGCACCACGAAGCGGCCGGCCCAGGAAGAGGTACTGATGGCCCAGACACCCACGGCACGCTGCACCCCGGCGCACCTCGCCGCCCAGGCCACCCGCCTGGCGGCCGCCATGGACGCCGTCACCGACACCGAAGCCGCCCGGCGGGGCCTGACCCGCGCCGACTTCGAGGTCCTGGCCGCCCTGCGCGGCGCGGGCGCCGAGCGCGGCTACCGGCTGCGCACCGGTGAACTCGCCGGGCGCTGCCGCCTGTCCTCGGGCGGCACCAGCAACATCATCCGCAGGATGGCCGAGTCCGGCTACGTGGTCCGCGAGGCCGACCTGCACGACGGGCGCGGCTCCTGGGCGCAGCTGACCGAGGAGGGACGCCGTGTGGTGGACGCGGTGCGCCGGGCCGCGGACGCCGTCTACGAGCGGCTGCTGGGGCCGCTGCCCGCCGGCGCGGCGGACGCGCTGTCCGGACTGATCTCCCTGGTGGCCGCCGCCCTCGAACAGGCCCCCGGCGCCGGGGCGTTCACGGCGGCAGACGGGGCGGCGGGAGACGGGGCGGCGGCCGGGGCGCCGGGGCGGGGGCGCAGGATCGTGCGCGCCCCGCGGCCCGCGCCCAAACGCTGAAACCCCCCTCTTCGGGCCGCCACGGGGGGGGCGGGCGGCCAGCACGGAAGGCCGAAGAGGGGGGAAGACAGAGGGGGAAAGGAAGCCGGGCGCCTGAGCGGCGGGGCGTACCGGTGTGTGCCCGGCTTCCTGTCTCCCATGGTGACGCGGCCCGGCGGCGGGCCGCAAAGGCCCGGGCGCTACTTCGGCAACATGCCCCGCCCGCCCCCCGGCCCGGGGGGCGGCCCCAAGGGCGGTTCCCGGTGGGCGACTTGGCCAAGTGGGTGCCGGGCGGGCCGCGGCGGGAGGGGCCGGTGGAGGCACGGGCGTTGGGCCCGGTGATGCGCGGCCATGTGGCACCCCGCAGGCGCCCCCGGCCGCGCCCCGGCACACCCTTTCCGCACCGCCCAGGAGGCACAGGATGAACACCAGCGTGACGCGCCCCACCGCCCCTATCGGGGCGCTGCTGCGGCACTTCGCAGATCTGCGTGATGGCACCCACGGCGACGGAGCCGTCTCGCGCGCGGCCAAGGAGGAGCTGTTCCGGCAGGCCGTCGCGCTCCTTGACCCCTACGCCCGCCAGGTGCTCGCAGAGTTCAACACCCATCTGCTCAACGGGGCGGGCCGGGTGGACGCCGGCGGATCCACCCGCGCGGGAGACGGCGGCCTGGTGGCCACCTGGGCGCTGACCTGGCCCCGGCAGCGCGCCGAGGGCATCGACCCGATCAGCCTGGTGGCGCACTACGGCCGGGGATTCCACCACCCGCACCTGCGCGGCGCCACCGTCGCCGAATGGCCGCTGAACGTCTTCACCGACGAGCAGGCCGCCGCCGAGGTGCCCACCCTGCGCGCGATCGCCACCGCCGACCTGCACAACCTGGTCTTCCAGCGCGACTTCCGCATCGTGCCCGCCATCACCGACCCGCACAGCACCCCCGCCGCGCCCGAGGAGGCCTGATGGAGCAGACACCGCTGCGTCTTTCGGTCCTGGACCAGACCCCCGTCGGCGAGGGCCAGACGGCCGCCGAGGCACTGCGCGCCTCCGCCGATCTCGCCCAGGCCGTGGACGGCCTGGGCTACACCCGCTACTGGGTGGCCGAACACCACGACTCCCCCGGGTTCGCCGGGACCGCACCCGAGATCCTGGCCGGACACCTCCTGGCCCGCACCCGCCACCTGCGCATCGGCACCGGCGGCGTCCTGCTGCCCCGCTACCGGGCGGCCAAGGTCGCCGAGGTCTTCAACGTGCTGGCCGCGCTGCATCCGGGCCGGGTCGACCTCGGGGTGGGGCGCGCGGGCGGCCCCGCCGACCGCTTCCCCGCCCAGGTCGAAGAGGTGCGGCTGCGCCTGGGCCTGATCCCGGGCCGCCGCCCCGAGACCGACCAGAGCGCACCCGTGCCGCCGCGGCTGTGGCTGCTGGGCGCGGGCACCAACTCCGCCCGCCACGCCGGAAAGCTGGGCGCCTCCTTCGCCTACGCCTACTTCCTGACCCACAAGCCGGGCCGGGCCGTGATGGACGCCTACCGCGGCGCCCTGGACGCCGCCGGGCACCCGCCGCAGCGCGGCGTGGTGGCCGTGCGCGTGGTGAGCGCCGACACCGAGGCCAGGGCCGAGGAGCTCGCGCAGAGCGTGCTGCTGTGGCGCAGCCGCAAGGACCTGGGCCAGGACCTGCCGCTGCCGTCGGTGCACGGCGTGCGCGGCCACCGGTGGAGCGCGCTGGAGGCGGAGCGGGCCGCCGCGCTGCGCCGCACCCTGGTGGCGGGCACCCCCGAGCAGGTGCGCGCGCGGCTGACACAGCTGGCCGCCGAACACGGCGTCGGCGAGATCCTGGTGAACACCCTGACCGCCGACCCCGCCGACCGGGTGCGCTCCTACCGGCTGCTCGCCGAGGCCTTCGAGCTGAAGGCGCCCGCGCCCGACGCCGTACCCGTGTAGGAACCGCGGGCGGGACAGAGGCGGGAGAGCCCTCACCGGGCTCTCCCGCCTCTGCGTTGTGCCGGTGCCCGGGGGCGGGCACAGAAGAGCGGGGCGGCCGTTGGTGTACGGCCGCCCCGGGGGGTCTGGGTCCTCCTGTCTGCGGTTGTGGTCGGTTCTGCGGTGGTGGCGTCTGCTCCGGCGTGCGGCTATCGCGTGCTCCTCTCGCCGGGGGTGGTCATGTGCTCCTCCTTCTTCTTCTTGCTTCTTCTTCGTCGTTCTTCGGTCGGGGGCTCTGTCGGGGGTCGGGGGCGGTCGGGGGCGGGGTCGAAGGGGCGGGGGTCGGGGGTCGGGGGCGGTCGGGGGTTGGGGGTTGGGGGTTGGGGGTTACTGGGCGTCGGTCTCGTTGCGGTAGACCATGAGCTTGGCGTCCTTGGCCACGTAGTAGTTCTGGACCGAGTAGGCGATGGTGGCGAAGTCCAGGCGGCCGTCGCCGTTGAAGTCGGCGGTGGCGATGCGGGCCACGGACTCGTCGGAGACCCGCCACTTGGCCCAGACGCCGTTCTTCAGGTCGATGGCCTTGTAGTACATGACGCCCTGCCAGGGCCACGGGCCGCGCAGGGCGACCAGGAACTCGTCCTCGCCGTCGCCGTCGAAGTCGGCGGTGACGATCTGGTGGCCGGGGCCCTCGCCGTTCTCGTTCGGGTCGCCGTAGACGTCCAGCAGGACGCGGTTCCACTCGACGTCCTCGGGGCGGCCGTCGCCTGCCTTGGTGTAGACGGCGACGGTGTTGCCGTGGAAGGGCTCGACGGCGGCGACGTAGCCCATGGCGTCCTCGCCCATGCGGCCGACGTTGAGGTCGCCGCTGCCGCGGAAGCCGGTCTGCTCGAACTGGGTGACCTCGCCGGTGCCGATGAGCTTGCGGATCCACTCCTTCTTGTTCTCGTCGTAGAACATCCAGGTGACGCCCTCGTCGGAGGCCAGCAGGAGGGACTCGCGGTCGGAGCCGGGGATGAGGCCCTGCTTCTTCTCGGCGCCGTGGATCATGCGGAAGTGGCAGTCGTCGATGACCGTCATCGGCCACTCCTCGGCCGTGTGCACGTCGTCGGGCTGGGTGAACAGCACGACCGGCAGGACGGCGTGGACGTCTTCCTTGGCGACGATCGGCAGGCCGATGATCTCCAGGCGCTCGGTCTGGGTGAAGTAGCCGGCCCGCAGGCGGTGCATGCCGGTGGCGCGGCCCACGTAGTGCCTCTTCCAGCGGGACTCGTCCTTGTCGGGGCTGCCCGGGTTCTCCAGCCAGTCGATCTTGCCGCCCTGGGTGTTGGCGTCCTGGATGGTGCCGATGGGGCCGTAGAGGTCGTAGCAGAGGATGATGTCGGGGTGGCCGTTGCCGCTGACGTCGGCGTAGTCGGCGCCGACCGGCATCTTGATCTTGTCGGCGACCAGGCGGCGGGTCCACTTCTCGTCGTTCTGGTACCAGTAGACCTCGCCCAGGCGCAGGCCGTAGCCGAACAGGTCGGGCTTGTTGTCGTTGTTGAGGTCCGGGGCCTCCAGCCAGTAGCCGTCGCGCAGCTGGTCGGCGACGAGCTCGGGGGTGAACTTCGGGGCGCGGAAGGCGGACAGCGAGTCGGCGGTCATGGTCGTTCTCCTTGGGGTGTCGGTGGGGCGCGGCGGCCGGTGGGGGTGGGAAGGGGGCGGGGGTCAGGGGGTGAGGCGGTGGTATTCGACGGCGAGCCAGACGCAGTCGGTGTCGGCGTAGTACTGGTGCCAGGGGTAGTGGTAGGAGCCGTCGGGGCGGGTGGCGCAGAACGGGTCGGGGGTGGTGTAGCCGGGGGCCATGCGCAGGTCCTCGTAGAGGCGGGTGCGGTCCTGTGCGGTGAACTTCTGCATGCGGCCCAGGCCGTGGACTTGGGTGTGGACTTCGATGAAGTCGTGGCTGTTGTGGATGTGGCAGTGGGTGCCGGCCGGGGCGTACCAGAGGTTGGCCTTGACCTGGAACTCCTGGGGGCGGGTGGGGTGTTCGGTCTCCTTGAGCAGGTGGGCGGGGTCGAAGCGGACGGTGCCGGCGTGGTCCTGGGGGCTCTTGTGGAGGGGGGTGTCGCGGGGGAAGGGCGCGGTGCCGGCGGGGGTGGGGGTGTCGGGGGGCAGCAGGTCGGCGAGGAGCTGCCAGCCGGGTTCGTCGGTGATGGCGCCGATGGGGGCGTCGGGGTCGGTGCGCAGCAGGATGAGGGTGTCGGCCTCCTCGATGCGGGTGTCGCGCAGGATGGTGGAGGACAGGGGCGGTATGCCGGTGCGGGGGCTTTCGCTGAGGGTGACCCGGCGGGGCTGGGGGTTGACGACGATGGCCGTGCCGTCGACGGCGTAGTGGCGGGCGTTGGTCACGAGGGTGGCCTGGACGTGCGGTCCGGAGAAGTTGAGGGCGGTGGCGGTGTTGGGGGCGCTCTCGTGGCGGTGGGTGGTGGTCATGGCGGGTGCCTCCTGCCGGGTCGGGCTGGCCGGGTCGGTGCGGGGTGGGGGTCTCAGGCGCGGGCGAAGGCGGCGGTGCGGGCCAGTTCCGCGGACAGCTCGTCGATGGGGGTGGCCGGGACGAACTGGTCGGGGGCGGGGCTGTCGCCGAAGTAGTGGGCGATGGCGTCGACGGTGCGCTCGGTGGCGCGGCCGTCGCCGTAGGGGTTGGTGGCGTTGGCCATGCGGTCGTAGGCGCCGGGGTCGCGCAGGAGTTCGCAGGCGGCCTGGACGATGCCGCCGGTCTTGGTGCCGACCAGGCGGGCGGTGCCGGCGACGACGGCCTCGGAGCGCTCGGTGACGCTGCCGAGCACCAGGGTGGGCTTGCCGAGGGCGGGGCCTTCCTCCTGGGCGCCGCTGCTGTCGGAGACGATGAGGTCGGCGCGGCGCATGAGCTTGCTGAAGCAGAGGTAGGACAGCGGGTCGACGATGGTGATGTTGGGGTGGTTGCCGATGCGGGGCAGGAGGGCGTCGCGCACGACGGGGTTGCGGTGCAGCGGGATGACCACGCGGACGTCGGGCTCGTCGGCGATGCTGGCGAAGGCCTCGGCGATCTGCGGCAGGTCCGGCCAGGCCTCGCGGCGGTGGGCGGAGGCCAGGACGACGCGCCGGTTGTCGCTGTCGAGGTCCTCGATGGCGTCGGAGCCGTAGTCCTGGGCGCGGTCGCTGGCCCAGCGCAGGGCGTCGATGACGGTGTTGCCGGTGACGACGATGGTGTCGTCGGCGATGCCCTCGCGCAGCAGGTTGGCGCGGTTGCCCGGGGTGGGGGCCAGGTGCAGGGCGGAGACCTGGGCGACCAGGCGGCGGTTGCCCTCCTCGGGGAAGGGGGAGTTGAGGTGGCCGCTGCGCAGGCCGGCCTCGACGTGGATGACGGGGATCTGGTGGTGGAAGCCGGACAGGGCGCCGGCCAGGGTGGTGGCGGTGTCGCCGTGCACGAGGACCGCTTCGGTCCTGAGCTCCTTGAACACCTCGCCCAGGCCCTGCAGGGAGCGGGAGGTCACCTGGGACAGGGTCTGGCGGGGGGCCATGATCTCCAGGTCGATGTCGGGCCTGAGGCCGAAGGCCTCCAGGGTCTCGTCGAGCATCTGGCGGTGCTGGCCGGTGGAGATGACGGTCGGGGCGAAGCGCGGGTCGTCCTTCAGGGCGCGGATGACCGGGGCGAACTTGATGGCTTCGGGGCGGGTACCGAGGACAACGGCTACGGAACGCATGGCTTTTATTCCTCTTCTGTGTCAAGGGAGAGCGGATGAAGGGTTTTTGTCAGAAGGCGCGGCATCGGTTCCGAAAGGCGGATGCCCATCGCGCCGGGCTTAGGGCGGCCGGCCCGTTGAATGCGGGGCGGCTCTTGTTGTTTCTCTTGCCTCCGGGATTCCTTTCGGTGTCCCTTCCGGCACTAGATATCTTTCCTGTGAGCTAGTTCTGCGTCAATTGAGCTTTGTCCCGGCGGTTGCACGGGAGTTGGACACCGGCCGTACGCGTCGGCGCTCCTTTGTGCGGGAAAAGGGGCGCGGACATGCGAGAACCCCCGTGCCCGCGGGGCGGGCACGGGGGTTCTCCCCGGCTTCTGGGGCGCCTGCGGCGCCTGGCGCGCGGCCTGCGCGCGGTGTTCAG is a window from the Streptomyces spectabilis genome containing:
- a CDS encoding FAD/NAD(P)-binding protein — translated: MNSRPLTLAIVGAGPRGLSVLERTLAGARTLPTRPLTVHVIDPFPPGAGAVWRTDQPAHLLMNTVASQVTVFTDASVRMQGPLVRGPSLYQWARSLARSRTAAAQPAWVLEQASALGPDAYPTRAFYGHYLRWAFAHIVSRAPSHTRVRTHATRATALDDAGRHPHSPQTLRLADGTVLTGLDAVVLAQGHTPVRPTAAEADLAGYAARHQLRYLPPANPADLDLSAIAPGETVLLRGLGLNFFDHMALFTLGRGGTFHRQDGVLTYRPSGREPHLVAGSRRGVPYHARGENEKGAFGRHTPRLLTAERIALLRQQRPLDFAARLWPLIATEVEAVYYRTLLAAHGRTGEGRELAERYLAAPSAQARASLLDTHRVAADERWDWEQVAKPYKETAFSGPGDFTAWLLAHLRRDLDQARQGNLSGPVKAALDVLRDLRNEIRQVVDHGGLSADSHREDLERWYTPLNAYLSIGPPASRIEEMTALIEAGVLEVAGPELSVRPAQGPDGPVFAATSAAVAGPPVTARTLIEARLPETDLHRTTDPLLRHLLGSGQARLHTLTGPRGDYETGGLAVTARPYHLVDSRGRAHPRRFAYGVPTEAVHWATAAGIRPGVDSVILGDADAIAHSLLALPAHSTPPAHGTALAVDAARPLPDAVPPLMAAATGRE
- a CDS encoding MarR family winged helix-turn-helix transcriptional regulator, whose product is MAQTPTARCTPAHLAAQATRLAAAMDAVTDTEAARRGLTRADFEVLAALRGAGAERGYRLRTGELAGRCRLSSGGTSNIIRRMAESGYVVREADLHDGRGSWAQLTEEGRRVVDAVRRAADAVYERLLGPLPAGAADALSGLISLVAAALEQAPGAGAFTAADGAAGDGAAAGAPGRGRRIVRAPRPAPKR
- a CDS encoding MsnO8 family LLM class oxidoreductase: MEQTPLRLSVLDQTPVGEGQTAAEALRASADLAQAVDGLGYTRYWVAEHHDSPGFAGTAPEILAGHLLARTRHLRIGTGGVLLPRYRAAKVAEVFNVLAALHPGRVDLGVGRAGGPADRFPAQVEEVRLRLGLIPGRRPETDQSAPVPPRLWLLGAGTNSARHAGKLGASFAYAYFLTHKPGRAVMDAYRGALDAAGHPPQRGVVAVRVVSADTEARAEELAQSVLLWRSRKDLGQDLPLPSVHGVRGHRWSALEAERAAALRRTLVAGTPEQVRARLTQLAAEHGVGEILVNTLTADPADRVRSYRLLAEAFELKAPAPDAVPV
- a CDS encoding FG-GAP repeat domain-containing protein gives rise to the protein MTADSLSAFRAPKFTPELVADQLRDGYWLEAPDLNNDNKPDLFGYGLRLGEVYWYQNDEKWTRRLVADKIKMPVGADYADVSGNGHPDIILCYDLYGPIGTIQDANTQGGKIDWLENPGSPDKDESRWKRHYVGRATGMHRLRAGYFTQTERLEIIGLPIVAKEDVHAVLPVVLFTQPDDVHTAEEWPMTVIDDCHFRMIHGAEKKQGLIPGSDRESLLLASDEGVTWMFYDENKKEWIRKLIGTGEVTQFEQTGFRGSGDLNVGRMGEDAMGYVAAVEPFHGNTVAVYTKAGDGRPEDVEWNRVLLDVYGDPNENGEGPGHQIVTADFDGDGEDEFLVALRGPWPWQGVMYYKAIDLKNGVWAKWRVSDESVARIATADFNGDGRLDFATIAYSVQNYYVAKDAKLMVYRNETDAQ
- the wecB gene encoding non-hydrolyzing UDP-N-acetylglucosamine 2-epimerase; translated protein: MRSVAVVLGTRPEAIKFAPVIRALKDDPRFAPTVISTGQHRQMLDETLEAFGLRPDIDLEIMAPRQTLSQVTSRSLQGLGEVFKELRTEAVLVHGDTATTLAGALSGFHHQIPVIHVEAGLRSGHLNSPFPEEGNRRLVAQVSALHLAPTPGNRANLLREGIADDTIVVTGNTVIDALRWASDRAQDYGSDAIEDLDSDNRRVVLASAHRREAWPDLPQIAEAFASIADEPDVRVVIPLHRNPVVRDALLPRIGNHPNITIVDPLSYLCFSKLMRRADLIVSDSSGAQEEGPALGKPTLVLGSVTERSEAVVAGTARLVGTKTGGIVQAACELLRDPGAYDRMANATNPYGDGRATERTVDAIAHYFGDSPAPDQFVPATPIDELSAELARTAAFARA